In the Archocentrus centrarchus isolate MPI-CPG fArcCen1 chromosome 11, fArcCen1, whole genome shotgun sequence genome, AATGCAAATCTAGCATTTAGAAACTGAGCACAGTTATTCTTCTATATTGTTTTTGGCGTATTTAAGTCaactttatttgtttctttctttacttaCTTATTTAATTGtcagttagttagttagttagttagttagttagttagcgTCTTGGTCCAATATACATGTAAATAAGCATGATGTATCTTGGTATAAATGAATTTGGGGaaatgtcttcagttttgtttctttttttcagtttacacTGTCATCTTGATATTACTACTGGACTCAATCAAATCTTATTGCGATAGTATTACTGATACAAATTAACCAATATAACCAGACACTGCTGTTGATGGTGTGAAACTGGTTTTTACCTGATGCTATTGACCTGTTTCCTTCCATCTTGTTGACAATAGCTCTCCTTGtatctttgtatttttatcttcCCTTTAAAGAGCTCTGTTGGCTTTTAGACTTATGATCAACTCACTGATGAGTAATCTCAAAACTCAGGAATGTGGATATATCTGTGGAATGTGCATTGATCTTCCACATGTTGTTGTATAACAGTGATTACAACCACATATCTCCTCATTATGTCATACTCTCAGCCACACCGTGTGACTCAATCGACAGGTCTAAAACAAGTGAcaacctccagggctgaaatATTAGGCAGACACAGAAGCTGCAAAATCTGCTATTCCTCTGGAGTCCTCTGGGTGTGTTGTTGGCGGAAACCAAAATGCTGACAAGGAAGCTTCAAAATCACACTCCAGAACCAGTTTTCTTTGGTAAACTGCTCAGctttcagcagaaaaaaaatactggcaCAAAAATATTTGCCTCTTGTAGTTAGTTTCCCCGTTAACAACTGCACATTACAACTCTGAGGGCAATTAATGTTAGTATTTAGTgtatttttcttctcatttttttcccttttttgtttattgttaaaGCATTTCTCTCATGAACATGTCTGTATATACCAACCAAGTAGTGACAATATGTGAGTgtgacagaaactgttttagGTCCTGCACATGTTGTGAAGCATTTCCTGGTCCAAAGGGGATTGAATAATGTGGACAACAATTCAGTGTTCACCATGCTGTTCTGATGAAAATGCTTGATGGAAATCTCCATTGCTTTTGCCTTTCTTCTCCATCCATCAGAGCAGAAATGATACTTGTGTTTCCCCTTCCTCTCTGGcttcagctgctcctgcagTCTGCATGGCAACCAGACTGAAGCTCAATAACATTTACAAGCAACACCTTCCTAAATCCTTCACATGTCCCCTTGCTTTCTTATAATGTTGCCAAGGGCTGccaattataattttttttttaattacacaatgcgaaagttttttttaagcataaatCTACCTTTATTATGACAGTAGCTTCCACTAGCAGAAacttttaaacagaaatatcaTTCATGCTGATCTGGGGAACAGCGAATTCAGTTTGAGTTACTGGAAATACAAAGCTTGATGCTTGCTCCAGCTCAGTTTCTgcaaatgcttttgtttttgttctccgAACAACCTGCATGCAGCCAAAGTCTGCCTGAAGGTAAACATATTGTACCATATCTATAGATTTGTGTATATGCTAATATCCGTTCATAGAGATTAGCATCTTGTCAACCTAACATTATGGAATACTGCCAGGTTCTTTGTCCTATAGTTAGATGATGTAACTTATCAAAGTAATTAAAGCATAAATTATTAAAGCAATGCCACTATTTGAAATTACATCTTCATGTCAGAACagatatttattctttttttacttacatttgatgcatatttaatgttttgaatGGCCTCATAAAAATTCTTTTAtaagttctcttttttttgctttgactcTAAATGACTTTCctcttttaaatgtatttaagatTTAATTCTCTATTATGAGTAACATTTAAGACCCTTTCCATTTTTGTGagaatattttaatgtttttcagtgAAGTCTCTATAAACTCCTTCACTATGGGATACAGAGGAGCTCCCATGCGACATCTTTACATTCAAGCCTGGAAGAAAAAGattgttacatttatttgttttaatgattCACAAGTAATTTTTAATAACAAATTTGGAGAATCattgatattttaaattttatttcataGAACTGTACATCACACGTGCCTCCTCTTGCCTCCTACTGAAGGCCGGTTTGTTTGTTCGAGGGTTTAATATTTAACTCAGTcacacatgttttttttctcctaaccAGCTGACTACCCTCCCTTTCAGATCACATAAACAGGTCCAATAACTGAGGACTACACTGACACAACTAATAGGTGTCATCAACCGTGTGAAGAGACTCATCAGAAGCCTGATCCATCAATGTTTCTGTCAGTTTGTATGAGCCGTTAAAGGTTGTTGTCTTCTGGATTCACCCTCTGCAGTTTTCTTTACTTGGAACTGAACAGAGATGGGACCCCATACAGGAGGTAAGAGCATCTCAGTTTGCTTTccaaatagaatagaatgcctttattgtcattatacagaatgtacaatgagactggAGGATTGGAAATCctgaaaatgtgagaaataaCACCTCAGCCACGCACCAGAAGTGTAACAGTAACATCACaagaaaatagaagaaaaaaaagttgtaagAAAGTCAAAGATCAGAGCTTTGTCTTtaagttgtttgtttgtttgtttgtttttttcagttccaGCGTTATCTGTATTTTCTCTGTAACAGTATCTTCTTAGTTTCTTCCAGGAGAGTTTTGGTTTCTCATCAGTGGCTCCCAGATAGTACTCTTGCATATGTGAACAGATCAGGCCACTGAGGCAGCATGATTTTAGAGTTAATACAGAGCAGCTTCTGTGGTTAGTTCTTATTATAAGTAATCAATTACCTGCAACATTATTAATAGTTGATCTGTGCAAGATGTTCCCTGCCAGTCACTCTGAGACAACTGGGATAGACTCTAGCCTGGACATTTTTCCCAAACAGCAATTTCAGCCTCTGTTTCAAAACCCTTCATGCCATCACTGTAGAGCAGgtgtaaataaaagaatgtgTAAGCAGAAAGAAGCTTACAGTAATGTGATTGTAGGCAAGTGGACGAGCAAAGCACAGACAAAAATACTTCAGACAGCTGAATGTTAACCTTTACTTTACATtacatcaaaacaaaaatggtgTAATTGTCTGCGAATTTTATTTGATCCCTAGTTGCCAAAAGTGCTGGTATGGACACGGTTATTGACTCACAACACCAACTTTCATTACACGAGGAAGAAGACAGTAAATTATTATCCTACAGAGGAAGTACTATGATGTGACAAAGCCTGTGATCTGCTTCACATGTAAATAAACTAACTTTATTGTTTTACTGTTATGTTATCATCCAGGTTCATGAAGTCATCTTCACTGAATCACCCATTTTATGAATCACCCATTCATAAAATGATACAAATAACAgagacaagtgtgtgtgtgtgtgtgtgtgtgtgtgtgtgtgtgtgtgtgtgtgtgtgtgtgtgtgtgtgtgtgtgtgtgtgtgtgtgtgtgtgtgtgtgtgtgtgtgtgaaaaagggACACTAAGGTTTGGTGGTAGCGTGACAACACATGACCACGGAGAGCAGCTCACCAGTCTTCTGTCTATTTACAGATATCCATTTTATCACAAATCTGATATTCACAATGCTTTTGCTTtagcacatttattttctgtagTCACTCTTGGGGAGTTTGATCTTTTGAATCAGCTGCAACACTTGCAGCATTCCTGTAGTGCTGGTAGTGGTTTGGTCTCATCCCTCACCATCACTTGAGAGTTCAAGTTCACATTTTTAGAGAGAAATGTTCTTTGTGCATTTTGAAATAGTGATCAATGACTGAAAGGGTCAGGGACTCAGTCATCCCTCATCTTAGAGCAAAAGGAACAGGGCCATCCTCTCTACCCAACTCAGCCAACACCACGAACTCTGTTAGCCTTTCTTATCTCTGCTATTTAAAGAAGCGTTGGCTCTTATCAAAGCATGTTTGAACTGAATTGTTGGAAGCTAAATTAACAAAGTTAAACACAGAACTGGGTCAGCTTTAATCCTTATTATTGAAAATGTGGAAGTCTCCACCTCATCACTTTAAGGTCAACATTTACCCTCGGTCCTGggtcagtgtttctttttttttttttttttttttactgctagGTAGTGCTGAGGAGTGAGGGGAGAGGTACAACACTGTAAATGCATGGCAAAAAACACAGTCTCTTACTgctagaatatatatatatatatatatatatatatatatatatatatatatatatatatatatatatatatatatatatatatatatatatatatatatatatatatatatatatatatatatatatatatactgggGTATATTTATATACTGGCAAATAAGTCAAATGTTTGTGCTCAaatccaaaatattttttacagttctAATCAACAGTGTAATAAGATTTGCAAGAAGTAATAAAATTATAACAATATCTCTGTCTCCATCAGTCACTCCATCTAAGGACGTGAAAGCTGTCGCATGTGGACGTGGTGGAGGTCGGGGAGAAGCCCGAATGAGAAGTTGCAGTGATGGAAACATATACACCAGGAGACCTGTTGGTGTCCGCagcacctcctcttcctcctctttggtGCTCTCCAACCCCAAATCTGGTAACAAAAAGCCCACTGCCTGTGACGAGAGAAAGAACtgatttcagatgttttttgttttgttttactagttttttttttttttttcagtttttctaccATGTCTCATcaaaagagaaagagatgtgAATGGTCAGAATCAAGGATGCAGCCAAAAATAGCTTGCATACAGTGCAAAATGTCTGTAATGAGCATTTTCTCTGGTCGCTTCATTTATTTCCACTGTTTGAAAAACAGCTGTGTTCTtacatttatttgtatgtttttcttgtttgtgtttttccttttgtttcagTCCTCAAGAGACCAGTGAGCACAGAGGAGCTCCAAGAACCAGGAGGACCCTACATCAAGAAAACCTTTACAGTAAATTAACAGCTTTACATATTATGTGCTGGAAAGACTTTTCCATTAAGCTTTGGAGGATATTTTGCATTGATAATTTGTGTAATAACTTTTTTCACAATACAAGAAGAAAATATAAATCATTCAGATCTGGTTTAATGCAACCTAAAAGCAATTCTACAACTTCGTACATTTGAGGATGTTTCTTTTTGACAAAACAATATTCTATTATTTTACTGTGcacatatttcaaaaataacagttttgggttttacattatagtttagttttatttcattttaactttttctctctctaattcagattagttttaattagttttcagagttttTATTAGTGTTCATGTTTTGTCTAATGCTTAGGTTCAGATACATTTTCATTACTATTagttttttcatactttatcATGTGCAAGATTCAAAGTGCAGGAGTAATTATTGTGTAATAAGAAtgcaacaaaagataccatccatccgtccatccatcatccatccatccatccatccatccatccatccatccatccactttcaaCAAAcgataccatttaaaaaatttttattcaacaaccaactctTATCATGATAACAGCattatgtgctaaatgtgtgtattacGAAGGAGACACATGAATATCATGAGACcttaacagggaaaaaaatgctcc is a window encoding:
- the LOC115788608 gene encoding DEP domain-containing mTOR-interacting protein-like, which translates into the protein MGPHTGVTPSKDVKAVACGRGGGRGEARMRSCSDGNIYTRRPVGVRSTSSSSSLVLSNPKSVLKRPVSTEELQEPGGPYIKKTFTIVGDAVGWGFVVRGNKPCHIQAVEPQGPAALAGMKVRQFVVSVNGLNVLDLDYRTVSYLILTGPRTVVMEVMEETEK